One Odontesthes bonariensis isolate fOdoBon6 chromosome 12, fOdoBon6.hap1, whole genome shotgun sequence genomic window, TATATTTCTTTGCAGTATTCTCTCCTTCTGTGGCAACAACACCAATGTGATAGTTGGAACAGATACACAGAAGAGTGCACTCATTTGCTTTTCACTGCACCACACGCGTGTAGAATGACTAAATTGGTGTGTAGACTGGTGTGTATTTTAGAGTTTTTGATTCCACATAAAAACTATAAAAATGTCTATTCCCCATCTTGCTCTCAGAAGCATGGACTAATTTCGCTACTCCCAAAATGCTTTCCATACTTTTTGAACGGTGGATGGTAAttgctgaccaatcagagaagctgcaatagctgattttttttttctcttttttgccaTTTCAGGGGAGGGGAAACTGTAACTTGTGAACTTTAACCGCTACACTTGCAAATTATCATCTGTAATGGTTAATTGTTGTGAACAGCGACATTGTTCACTCTTGTGAGGCGAGTTGTTTACCAAAAAGTCTATACACTTGTCTGTATGCTACTGGATTATGTTCAGGTGTTAAATATGGTACTGATGGGAACAATGAGTCATAAAACAAAATCTTTTGAGAATTATAGGGGGGATACTTCATCACCTGATTGCCCTTTTATAAAGACCTTCAAGCACCCTTTTGGCCAGAAGTTTAAAGTgcccaaaagaaaaagaacaaaaccatGTAGTCAATCAAAAAAAGCAACAACTTCAAACGCTTGTACATCTTGATAATGTTCATTTTCAGGGGTCTACAGAGAGGGGACAACTttgttttagtgtgtgtgtgtgtgttgtgactTCTGTTAATAAGGAAATTACTTATTGTAATTAAAGATACTTGAGGCATCTCTAAACTGGACTAATCAGTGGTTAAACAGCAGAAAGTGCCGTTGGTATTGATGTGACTGCGTCTGTTATCAACAAAATAAGTCTGTGCTCCCCTCTGGTGATGGATATTTGCGGTGCAGCCACAGAATGAGACCATAACAATAAAATGCTCCCTGCTCCCTGCTGGCTGCTGCAGTGAAGAGCAAGGTTGAAATGGGAGGTTCATTGACATTTGTAGTCTTTCAGCACCTCTCAGCATTTTTCATGCTTACCCCTGAATTTTCACTTGTAATATCTTGACATTTTAGAGAACAGCGCCTTGGCTCAACTCACGTTGTTTTAAATATACTTTATGAATACATCAATTGAAATAGACAGTTACTGGCTATTGTATTCCACGACATAATCTCTGTTTAATGTAGTCTCATGACACTGGACAGCATACGTTTTCTCCATGTCATTCTCTAGTGTTAAAATGAGACAGTAAGTGGTGGGGATAAAACTCCACGGCAGGATGTCATATTTCAACAGGACAAGTTGTTACCATGACATGAAAAGTAAATGCATGACTGGACTTTCTACGTAATGAGACCAAGCTACACTGCACCTTGTCACTCAAAATGGAGGGTTTAACTAGAATTAAGAGGATTATCAAACCCTCCAACAGTGATTGTACTTTACTGCAGGATTACTCGTCTCGTTCATTTTGCGTCCAGAAACTCCACATTCCTTTTCTTGTATATGTCCATATGTGTATTTCAGGAGGCCAACTTCAGCAATGagaaaaatggattttttttaactacgttaaatgacaagaaaaacaacatttgtTTAACTTGTTTTTGGTGGCAGAATCTGTAGCGATTCTATAACCATTTGTGTAATTTTGTAACTTGAAAGTGCATGTTTTGTCACAAAAGATATATAAAGGGAAACCAAACATCCCAAAAAATTGAATCTAACTTAATGGAagtaattattcataaaatgaaGACTAACAGAAGATGATTAGGATGTTTTTTCTGGGTTATTATTTTAGGGTATAAATTGACCAATCAGACTCAGCTCCGCCCCTCCTGTCCTCAGGGTCGGCCTCTCTTGAGATCTGTAACACTTAATAAGCACATTATTACTATTTGAGAGAGCATACAGTAAGTAACCTGAGAGCTCAGGCCACACAGCAAACTGATAGAAAAATGCTCGGCAAAAATACTCACATTTCCCTCATCTGCGGCTACTGATCCCTCTTTTAGGCACAGCCTTGTCAAGAGTCATGTTGAATGGCCCAAGTTGTTAAAAGAGGTACAGCAGAACGTAATGGCTGCTGGCTGGTTAATAGCATCAGTGAGAGCTCACATAATTATCCCTCAGTCACATATCGGCTCCATAAACTCTGGACTTCACTGCTGCTCGGCGCCATTTGGaagtcagattttttttgctgtgaTATACAACATTTAACAAAGCGCGAGGGAGGTTTGACGGTGATGGCAAAGTAAAAAGGAATAGcaaaagagtttgaacaaaTGCAGCATCATCTGATGCTGAAGCTGGGCAGAGATGCAGAGGGAGGATAACCTTGTAAAGTCTTCCCCCGCTCACCAGATGACAGATTTTTGGTGTAGGTTATAGAGTCTTTGAGTTGGTGACTTCAGACAACCAAATATATGCTCTAAAAGGCAAAGAGAAAGTTATATTTTTCTCCATATTACTGTATATCCCCTTTAAAAGGAAAAGTTTTGCTCACAAATAACCAAGCTGCAATTGCACATGCTATCTGCTCTTGGTTGTTTTTCAGTGCTGTTTTGTAATTTGTGATACCAATTTCAAAGCTGTTTGAACAGCTATCAAGTGTATTCCattaaaaagtaaaacaaaaaagttaTAAATTCATACTAAACCACCAATGTGTTCATTATAACCATCCAATGCAAGACGTAACCATAAAATGATCCCAGCAGAGGACAGGAGTTCATAATGTTTAATACAATAATACAGTGAACAGCTGTACAGCACACAatgcacacaaacgcacacacactcacacgcacacactcattcacacacaGAGCCAAAGAGCACACAATGACTGTAGCACACATTGCATTAACAAACACAGTGCTCAGAGGATCTAAAGTTTGTACTGTCAGCCATTTTGGCGCCACCCTGTGCTCATAGGCCATTGCTATAGAAACTGATGTTGCCGTCATCACCATGGTGATACTATGGTGGGCACGTCTTTATTCACAGTCAGGAGATGTGACAGTAACATAACAGAGAATAGACTCTGTCTGAACTCCGAGCTCCTGTTGGTTTAAAGGAATATTCTGATTTTCAGACGACTGCACAAGCCTCTTCGGCTCTCTATCTACGTCTGGAAAGTCCCTCTCCACACTTTATACAATGACAGTAGATAGTACAATGttatgctatgctatgctataGGTATATTGGCCTAAAGTACAACAAGTTGTAAAACACGTCCTGTGAAGTGGTTACATGTAAAGATGTGGAGAAGTGCGCACTGATTCattgctgctctgctcctctgtGGGTTCAAACATGTTGATCATGGTGACACAAGCTTTAactctgtttttaaatcatgtagATAAGGGACGGTTTCCCTTGACTGAAGCGAGTTCCACAGTGAAATGGCAGAAATTTCTTAATGAGTTAAATTTGTTAGTGTTGAGATGCAGAGCTGTGGAATTGCACttaatttgaattttaaaagtTAAGCCACTTTCTGTACTGTTACACTAAAATGGTCATGAGGAGCTAACATCCAGCCCTCATCCACAATGCAGACTAAAATGAGTGCTATTACAGAGGTTTGCTCCACTAAATGCTAGTGAAATATGACAGTTACACAAACAATAAATGGAAGATACTAAATAGACTACCTAGTTTATGGTTTGTTAGATTGTCCTACAATTGTGATTTTTACCCACCTGGATTGCAGTTGTATCATATGAATTAAGGCTATCCATATGTTTTTTCTTATGATTTTAAAACTTCTTTTTGAATCCTTTGGGCAAATTGatgtgttttcagtgtttttgaaGTCTTCAAACAGCACGAGTCAAGTCTCTTTTTATGACTCTGTGCCATGACATCTCTGATTACGTCAAATGCACTCTTTCTATTATGTttaacagctctgatgtcacagcTCGGGGTGTGGCCAGAAGCACAACATGTTTGAGAATTTAATCTGGAACAAAGAACAGAGCAGCAACCATTCCTGATACTCATTACACATAATAAGAGGTGTATGATTAACGACACCTGTCGCTGTCCTCCACGGCAATCACAAAAGTCATAAAACAGCTCCTTAACAACTTCGTGTTTCATTCCTCCTGATAACCAACATTTAGCCTTAACATTTAGTCTTAATCATGGACTGGAATTATTCAGCCTTTACACGCTCTTTGGTTTCTTCACCTGACTGCCATAGTTTTCATTTtgaatgttaaattttcaactTGTGTGATAAATGGCTGTGCTCTTAGTCTCTAATTAAAACCACAAAACCCTTTCACCACCTTGAATGGACCGGGAAGCTGCTAAGGAGCTGCGATGTGATGAAAGTTGTCTTTGTTTGAGTTTGATGTGTCCGTCGTCAGTTGTAAACAAAACATCTGGAGGCCCTTTGGGGGCCACAGAGGGGCCACCGAGTCAGCCGCTGTGTTTTACACAGAGGAGTCCGAACGCGCCGAGCcgcctgttgccatggtgatctGCCACGGTCAGATAAAGTGGGGAGTTCGCAGCGGAGCGTCGTCAGTCGTTTTCAGGcacttcatcctcctcctccaactTCTCCGCCCCTGCGACAGTTACCACAGCAACAGGTGAGCTGATGGAGAACAAGACTTTACGGACTGTTTGCATGTGATGTCGTGCCCGTACCATTCCAGGTCAGGTGGTCTGTGGACATGCGGTCAGGTGACGTGTCGTCATGCGTTCCAGCAGCAGGGGAGCTGTCCGCGTTGTGTCCACCGTCGCTGGGTGAGGCGTGGGGTTGGATGACTGAGTTGACATTAACTTCCGTGCTCTCTTTTGCCTCTTTCTCCTTATCGGCCAGCTCTGTTCAGGACAGACACGAACAGGAATGTTCAGTTTAGAGTTGCAACAATAAATCACTTAACACCACAAAAGTCATTTACAGTTTttattaaataattattttcctCTGAAACGATGTCAACTGCATCGTTTCAGGTGTAAATGTTTAGTAGCTACGAGCGTGTTCCATACCATGCACAGACAGCTCTTTCCAGCGGTCCTTGTTGCTTGTGATGACGTTCGAGAGGTGGAGCTTCAGAGCCGGCAGATCGATGGCTGTCAGAGAAAAGTCCATCTGTCCGTCGTCACTCTTCCCGTGGAGGCCACAACTGTGTCTCTGTACTGAGTCCACGGTGACTGAACCACTTCCTGTTAGGCTGGAACAGAGTTGCAGGATTTATTTAAATTATTCTTACACAGTTTGTGAGATTGCTGTtgaacaaatgtatttattgaCACTTAAATTCAGATTTGTTTGCTATAGTTTCAGTTTACAGTTTGAATCGATTTTAAGCGTGATCAGTTGGGTTTGGGGTAGGTTGGTCGGTTAGGGTCACTTTTTTTATGAATACAATCATAATGAACTGGACAGTTGGATTGAATTTGATTGTATTTAACTGGACCTGTTTTGACCTTTTTTGTTGTCTCTGTAAAGTGTCCTGTAGCTTATCAGTTTGATTTAGATTATTTTCTTACAGTCACTCATACTCTGTTTTAAGAATGAAAGTAGAAGAGGTTCATGTCAAACACTTGAAAGTGGAGCTGGATCCACCTCAGATTGATACATCTCGTCATTCCTCTTAAGGTCATGTGTTTAGATTTTTCTACAttcatgtttccttttttattgTGAAACTTACCTCTTCTCCCGTTTCAGACCGCTTCACTTCCTGTGTTTTCCCTCCAGTTTTGATTAGCTGCCCCGCCCTCATTAGATTCCCCTGTGTCTTGTTCCCTCTCCCCTCTTTTGTGTATTTAGTACGTGTTAATCCTCCTCTCTGTGCCAGTTCGTATTTGAACCTCAGTGTCTTACGTTCCAGCCTTATTTAGTCCTTCCGAGCTATtggtttcatgtttttttttttgtattattgcCTGCTTGCTGACTTCTGCCTTTGCCTTGTCCCTTTTGGATTTGTTTGCCTGGATTGTCTGATTATCGTGTACCGAACCCTTTTTTGACAAGTGAACTGAGTTTTCGTTTGAACCCTGAACTGTGTTGGAGTCGTGCAGTTGAGTCCTGCTTTTTGTGGAGTAGACGTAACACAGATTCCATTTTCTGGGCCAACCTTATGTCCTTATGCGCACTCAGCAAGAGAGAATTTATCTTATTATGCTGCAAGTGCATCCCCaacagtagtagtagtagtacctGGACCTTCTGTTTCCAGTCTCTATGGCCTTCCTGTCCTCTTCTATCAGAGGACCAATCACCTTTTCTGTTGTGTCAATCAGAACGCTGAAAGTCGGCTCCACGATGAAGTCTATGAAACCTGCAACCAAAGAAACGGACAGATtgaagagagaagagaaacacaaaacacatttGTAGCTAATATTTGACCTCATTGGCTGATGGCTGTTCTTACCTATCTGTGATTGAGCGATCATGGTAGCTTTGCGGTCACATAGAGGAGAAAAAGGAAGGCCAAGTTCCACCTCTTTATCTCCCTTTAAAAAGAAGCATTATCCCAAGACAAAATAaacattgtatttttttttatattcaaatCAGCTTTATGTGGTTTGTATAAACCTTTTCTACTTGAGCCTGACAAAAAAAGCGAAATTAAAACCTCAAACAGCAGTAGATGGAAACGACCGATAATTAATTATGCCATCCAGCTTTGTGAGGACCAGTTTAAGTTTTGTTTGGATGAAAGGTTTGGTCAGGGTGAGGGTCGCAGTATGTGTTATGTCAAATAAGGTCTTCACAAAAAGCAGAAGTACAGACTCGTGTACCTGTCTGAAGAACTCTTCCATCAGACTGTGAGTCCAGTGGTGATGCAGTGGCCAGGCTTTGGCAGGATGACTGATGTCTGCAGCATGTAGCATCAGTGACAAAACCTTCACTTTGTCTATACTggagaaagagaaaacaaaataagGTCAGTACAACAAAGAAATTATAATCTATTAAGTAATAAAGACGGGGCAAAAAGGGTGAGCGTCTGTGAAATTAGGCTTTAAACTGTGGTGCCTGTTTATATTTTGTTGTGTGCAGAGCACagtcagcagcagaaacacaagcAGAACCAATGAGTTGACAGGCTGATGACAGCATGCTCCTCGAAATCTCATCCAAGCGTGAGCTGAGAAGCGTGACGGCCGCCCTCCTCCACTCCTCCGCATCTTCAGCCGAACTGACAAACACGCAGAGGGAGGCTGGACGCCGGTTCGACTCAGTTCTATTTCTGTCTGAGCTCCTACAGGGACGTGCAGGCCAATCTGGTCCAGCAGCCTGCAGGACCTTATGTTGGTCCATTTCACCAAACTCCCACTGATGATCTGGTCGTCTCCATCAGATGAACCAGCATCGCAGTCTGCCAGGAAGCAGCGCTTACATAGTTTTGAAGCCAAATTTTGGAGTTTGAGAGTCATTTTTGTGTGATGAATGAAATGTATTTGTAATTACAGGATCTCCTCGAGGCGGCGTGTTTTTAATGTGCCCTTTTTAATGTGATGTTTTCTCATTATGATTAGATACCCAAATTATTTGttataatttaaagaggttaataaaactggaaaaataTTTGCAGTGTGAGAACAAACTTTGCAATTCATTTCTTCATGTTTAAAGTAGTAATCACAGCCTGTTGTATCTAACACAAAGCAGTGAAGCACGGGAGTCACACATCGTGCCTGCAGTACTGACCCGTGTGTCTGTGTCAGGGCATTCCTCATGGTCTTGATCTGCTGGAAGTGACAGGACATGTCCGTGGACATCACCATCTCTATCACCAGAGACCTCAGTTCCCTGCAAATGACCAATACTCACAATCGTCAGAGATAAGTTACCGAAAGAGTGCAATCAGCTTTAAAAGAgctaaaaataatatatatacatatacatatacatatacatatatacatatatagggCTCAATTAAGGTTTGGTTAAATGTAGTGTAAACATTCAGGAAATGAATGAAAGGTCGTCAGAGGAGATGGAAACACAACTGTGTGTCTGTATCTTTGTGAGGACCAGTTTGAGTGTCTGGGCATTTAGGATCGTCCTAACTTAGGTCGGACCTCCTGAATAAACAACAGATTTGGGCCAGTTTTGGTTCATTTGGTTGTTTTGGTCAGCTCCTTGACAACCCAAATACTATCACTCCACACGTTCATGGACCAGTTAAAGGTTTCATATATGGTACAGATCAGGAAATAACTGTTTagattagatttagattttgGTCTTTCTTAGTTGACAAAGCTGCGAACGGGAGTGGATGACCCTAGTGCCATTTAGTGCCAGATCTGGGCCAGAATCCAAATTTATTGTGTTCTTGGTAAGGGGCCAGTTTTGGTTTATTTGGTTCATTCAAGGTAATAGCATTTTCTAAATGATTGCCATCATAAAATtattcttaatcttaatcttaatctttatCTTAATCAGCTGAGACTGGCGGAAAGGAGTTTATTCACAAGATATTACAACAAATGTATGAGAGAACAGACCTCCAGTCGTCCTTGTTCAGGTTGACCAGGATGTTCATGTCTTCCTCTGCCATCAGCTTGTAGGCAGCACTGACATGATGGTTCTCCAGCACGGACCTGTCATTGTACAGGATGGCCACCTCCGACCTGATGGATAGAAACGCTGTCCAATCAGTCATCTGCTTTACAGAAGCTCCAACAGCAGCATGTTTTCTCATTATACTCATTTACTAATCAATAAACAGGAAATAGGAGCAGTATAGAAACAAAGATAGCACTACAAAGCTGTTTTTACAACAAAATTAGCAGGTTTAAACAGGTTTTTTAAAAGCGTGTACACCTGCTAAAATAAGCTGATTTAATCCTTTCCCATCACCAGTTGCAGTGTCTTTGCCCTCAGAGCTCTTGGGGGTTAGAATATTCTCAGAACTGGTTCATAAATTGCCACTAAGTCCCAGGACACCAACACCACGAAGGGATGGCATTACACTGTTTCCTGCAGGCTGTGTTGTCTTGTATAATCACAGCTTTGGAAACAAGTTGGGTGCTGCCAGCTGTCTTGCAGTCAATTAAAATCGATCAGTCTCGTTATCTTTGTTGCTGTCAGTTTCAGATCCTCCATGTTAGACGTTACAATTGGTAGAAGGAAAAGTGAGCTTTACAAACTCTTGTGACCTCAAGTGCAACATCCTCACTGAAATTTAGTGTATGAACCTTGGTGTTCCCATCAGTGCCGATCAGAGGCAGAGCCGATAAATAGCCGGGACTAATGCTGAGTTATTGggcacaggactgtatgccaaCTAAACACAACATATTGCACTCAAAAACCAGAGATCAGATGCTCCGTTAGATTAGTTTCCTTGATACAaattgtaaacaaaaaaaaatagattgttACCTGGTATGGATGTGGAAGTTGTTGGTGGTTCCTGTGTGTTCAAAGTCGTGAATCGCAGCCGCAAAAACCATTGCGAGGATCTCCAGCTCGCTGAGCCAgtgctgcaaacacacacacacagagtcagcTGTGTAGGTTAATCTGATGTTTAACTGTCCATACAGGCCATGTAGGGACACTGAGACACAGCCTCCCTATTGTACAGTCATGAAGTGACatctttgtatgtgtgtgtgtgtattcactCGTATATATTTATGGAGATAAATGTGAGTCTGTGAGAGTGAGGGAATCTTGGATGTTTAGATTAGGATCCTCTTTAAGTACAACAGGTAAGGAACAAGAAAATGcatcatgtgtgtgtttatgttacCATCAGTCCAGTGTGTAGCATTAGGAAGTGGGCAGTCTGAGTGACGTCGGCGGCGTGAATCAGGTTGTGGTACGGGTTCCTGTGTTTGCTGTAGCCGTTCTCCAGAGCCTCGACAAACTGCACCAGAGCCTGCACTGGGATCTGAACACAGCACTGTGGCTAGAACAGGTTCTCACACACCAAAGACTCATCACCGTCTGCTCACTGAATGTTGACTAAAACCTAGAATGCGACGGACACAgtgttcactggaaaaaatgcccctccaaaaataagtagaaaaaacaacaaatacaagacgtttttgcttgaaataagcaaaaaaaaatctgccaatggaactagtgaaaatcggcttgtcaagatttcttgaaataagatgtgatatttgggacttttaagatttgaaattagcttaaaaacctcttcaaatgtcaaaaaaagtttcatatgatatgtgactcaaaacaatttgttttcaagactttttcatttaacaagatattccagatgtattgtcttcaaacaagtccctatatctggctggaatagaacttgttaggcagttgtgtcttatattaagtgtaatgagatattttgactagaaatgagacaaatatacttggtaagactttgatttttttccagtgtttttgTTAAAGATCACATTTACATAGCCAGTGGGTCATTTTGTCCTTACAATGCAGTTGGATGGTAAATATGTAGCCGATATAGATCTGGTCATTTGGCCATAACTTCAAACAAGCTGCATGTTTTCATTAAAAATTGGGCTTTAGAGAGCGAGACATGCTAACAACAGGGATCTAATAGCTGATTTCATGATTGTAAGATGAGTTCTGTAACAACTAAGAATTAGGATTTTGTTAGATTGTCAGCGTTAATACTTTAAATCCCAGTCAAATCAAACTGGTGTCTGTCTCTGTGATGAAAGGTTTTCTGTGGATATTCTTATTATTAACTTTGCGTCAGAATTTAAATTTCTGCAAAGCAGATGCTAAAGTTTG contains:
- the pde1a gene encoding dual specificity calcium/calmodulin-dependent 3',5'-cyclic nucleotide phosphodiesterase 1A, encoding MNEEVEEAQFPTDILGAEQENIQFEDLLEKKENREPQEEELEEEMETEGMQEDLSEVQKSEELQQQEVQDEEMSRTEEQQTEGLQLEEVEELQQAEEEEQGEEMLRTEKQESEQQQLQKEESQDFGDTLEQSHNNQVLIRLRGMQKYKSTSQRLKGVLEQMDHGVVDMQELRRNLELAAAMLDTVYTDETRRLLDTEDELSDLQVESVPSEVRDWLACTFSRKMGVAKRRPEEKPRFRSIVHAVQAGIFVERMYRRTSNMAGLTYPPTALTALKEVDQWSFDVFAFHEATGDHALKFLVYDLLTRYDLINRFRIPVQALVQFVEALENGYSKHRNPYHNLIHAADVTQTAHFLMLHTGLMHWLSELEILAMVFAAAIHDFEHTGTTNNFHIHTRSEVAILYNDRSVLENHHVSAAYKLMAEEDMNILVNLNKDDWRELRSLVIEMVMSTDMSCHFQQIKTMRNALTQTHGIDKVKVLSLMLHAADISHPAKAWPLHHHWTHSLMEEFFRQGDKEVELGLPFSPLCDRKATMIAQSQIGFIDFIVEPTFSVLIDTTEKVIGPLIEEDRKAIETGNRRSSLTGSGSVTVDSVQRHSCGLHGKSDDGQMDFSLTAIDLPALKLHLSNVITSNKDRWKELSVHELADKEKEAKESTEVNVNSVIQPHASPSDGGHNADSSPAAGTHDDTSPDRMSTDHLTWNGAEKLEEEDEVPEND